A stretch of Henckelia pumila isolate YLH828 chromosome 4, ASM3356847v2, whole genome shotgun sequence DNA encodes these proteins:
- the LOC140860287 gene encoding soluble starch synthase 1, chloroplastic/amyloplastic-like, whose protein sequence is MDTLQIPSRVLNLCRGTAELSGFNTCSLVGRVGFLRSKQNCRKTQSFCVGRRSYRRNNNGGGFVCRSGSNAQDKTQEEGLVSSSERDISGSAVGFQLVPHSATSNYNLLETLDTVSSAEAELSEDTKTQEKKSTRVTRVLVFVTSEASPYLKTGGLGDVCGSLPIALAARGHRVMVVMPRYLNGSPSDKKFSNAVDTEKRSKFYCFGGIQEVEFFHEYRAGVDWVFVDHASFHRPGTPYGDIYGAFGDNQFRFTLLCYAACEAPLVLPLGGFTYGENCLFIANDWHAGLVPVLLAAKYRPYGVYKDARSIIVIHNIAHQGVEPASTYHNFGLPPGWYKALEWIFPNWARTHALDPGEAVNVLKAALVTADRIVTVSEGYSWEVTTPEGGYGLHELLSGRKWVLTGITNGIDINEWNPSSDIHIDSHYSVHDLSGKVQCKMALQKELGLPIRPDCPLIGFIGRLDYQKGVDIILSAIPDLMQDDVQFVMLGSGEKQYEDWMRHSESIYKEKFRAWVGFNVPISHKITAGCDILVMPSRFEPCGLNQLYAMKYGTVPVVHCTGGLRDTVKNFNPYAKKGSGEGTGWAFSPLTTDTLLATLKTAVGTYKDHKSSWEGLMKRGMERDSSWDKAATQYEEVFEWAFVDPPYSG, encoded by the exons ATGGACACTCTGCAAATCCCATCAAGGGTTCTTAATCTTTGCCGTGGAACAGCAGAACTTTCAGGTTTCAATACTTGTAGCCTGGTAGGCCGAGTGGGTTTTCTTAGAAGCAAGCAAAATTGCAGAAAAACCCAGTCTTTTTGCGTGGGAAGAAGATCTTACAGGAGAAATAATAATGGAGGGGGTTTCGTTTGTAGAAGTGGTAGTAATGCTCAAGATAAGACGCAAGAGGAGGGTCTTGTGTCGAGCAGCGAGAGAGATATTTCTGGCTCTGCTGTTGGGTTTCAATTGGTTCCTCATTCTG CAACCAGTAATTACAATCTCCTGGAAACTCTAGATACTGTATCTAGTGCAGAAGCCGAGCTGTCTGAAGACACCAAGACTCAGGAGAAAAAATCAACTAGGGTAACTCGTGTTCTTGTTTTTGTAACTTCTGAAGCATCGCCATATTTGAAGACTGGAGGCTTGGGAGATGTTTGTGGCTCTTTACCTATAGCATTAGCTGCTCGTGGACATCGTGTAATGGTTGTCATGCCAAGATATTTGAATGGAAGTCCATCAGATAAAAAGTTTTCCAATGCAGTTGACACAGAGAAGCGGTCCAAATTCTACTGCTTTGGCGGTATCCAGGAGGTTGAATTCTTCCACGAATACAGAGCAGGTGTTGATTGG GTCTTTGTTGACCATGCTTCTTTCCACCGACCTGGAACTCCGTATGGTGATATTTATGGTGCTTTTGGTGATAATCAG TTCCGATTCACTCTGCTTTGTTACGCGGCATGTGAAGCTCCCTTAGTGCTTCCACTGGGAGGATTTACATACGGAGAAAATTGCCTGTTTATTGCAAATGACTGGCATGCTGGCCTAGTTCCAGT ACTTTTAGCTGCCAAGTATCGTCCATATGGAGTATATAAGGACGCTCGAAGTATAATTGTAATACACAACATTGCTCATCag GGAGTGGAACCTGCATCCACGTATCATAATTTTGGATTACCGCCGGGATGGTACAAGGCATTGGAATGGATATTTCCAAATTGGGCTAGGACGCATGCTCTTGATCCCGGCGAAGCGGTCAATGTTTTAAAAGCTGCATTAGTCACCGCCGACAGGATTGTGACTGTTAGCGAG GGGTATTCTTGGGAAGTAACGACTCCAGAGGGTGGATATGGGTTGCATGAGCTATTAAGCGGTCGAAAATGGGTTCTGACAG GTATCACTAATGGAATTGACATCAATGAATGGAACCCATCTTCCGATATCCATATTGATTCTCATTACTCTGTTCATGACCTTTCCGGAAAG GTACAATGCAAGATGGCACTACAGAAGGAGCTTGGCCTTCCTATTCGACCTGATTGTCCTCTG ATTGGCTTTATTGGAAGACTCGATTACCAGAAAGGTGTGGACATTATTCTCTCAGCGATTCCAGATCTTATGCAAGACGATGTCCAATTT GTAATGCTTGGATCTGGAGAGAAACAATACGAGGACTGGATGAGACACTCAGAGTCCATTTATAAAGAGAAATTTCGGGCTTGGGTTGGATTTAATGTTCCTATTTCTCATAAGATAACTGCAGG CTGCGACATTCTGGTTATGCCTTCAAGGTTTGAACCGTGCGGTTTAAACCAGTTATACGCCATGAAGTATGGCACAGTTCCTGTTGTTCATTGCACGGGCGGGCTTAGA GACACGGTAAAGAATTTCAATCCATACGCTAAGAAAGGCAGCGGTGAAGGTACAGG GTGGGCATTTTCTCCCCTAACGACGGACACTTTACTGGCC ACTTTAAAAACCGCGGTCGGGACATACAAAGACCACAAATCGTCTTGGGAAGGCTTGATGAAGCGCGGAATGGAGCGAGATTCATCGTGGGATAAGGCAGCAACTCAATATGAGGAAGTTTTTGAATGGGCCTTCGTCGATCCCCCATACTCTGGGTGA